A region from the Diorhabda sublineata isolate icDioSubl1.1 chromosome X, icDioSubl1.1, whole genome shotgun sequence genome encodes:
- the LOC130451314 gene encoding uncharacterized protein LOC130451314, protein MKIYFSILVTICVTISANPITISIDNPSTHTKVTTENITSPKIDVKILDKPHHLFIGRCNPKDEVFHNENIILTNDGKSHVSAKIRMNIDGPVYISCVNIYDEIPDGKGGYPSFVAGGVGYNFIEFKVLTDYGKSFHFFVKIQGYTKNIDVK, encoded by the exons atgaagatttatttttctattctagTAACTATTTGTGTAACTATTTCAGCTAATCCTATCACAATTAGTATAGATAATCCAAGCACACACACTAAGGTCACAACAGAAAATATAACATCGCCAAAAA TTGATGTGAAAATATTAGACAAACCCCATCATCTTTTCATTGGACGATGTAACCCCAAAGATGAGGTTTTTCACAACGAAAACATTATTCTTACAAACGATGGCAAGAGTCACGTGTCTGCTAAAATTCGG ATGAACATAGATGGTCCTGTATACATTAGTTGTGTTAATATTTATGATGAAATCCCGGATGGTAAGGGTGGCTATCCAAGTTTTGTAGCGGGAGGAGTAGGGTACAATTTCATAGAATTTAAAGTTCTAACGGACTATGGTAAAAGTTTCCACTTCTTTGTCAAGATTCAAGGATACACTAAAAACATCGATGTAAAATAA